The Allorhodopirellula heiligendammensis genome includes a window with the following:
- a CDS encoding DEAD/DEAH box helicase → MNAPQKSQIDHAPVPDRDALAGEYFETLPYEPYAVQEEALLAYFTADPDKTGGHGVLVCAPTGTGKTLIAEAAVYEALRAGTRMYYTTPLIALTDQKLDELRASAVRWGFSADQVGLVTGNRTVNPDAPVLVVVAEILLNRLLNPEKFSFDDVSCVVMDEFHSFNDYERGIVWELTLGLLPKSVRLLLLSATVGNSLEFTSWLRRSHGKNLQLVQGTERKVPLQYEWVEDDLLNDFAEKIAAGDDLSRRTPALMFCFSRSQCWTTAEMLKGKSLIDKSRQKELADILNEADFSTGVGPKLKQILMRGVGVHHAGVLPRYRRIVEELFQQKLLSICVCTETLAAGINLPARSVVLPCLLKGPKTKRKLVESAAAHQIFGRAGRPQFDDRGYVFALAHEDDVKLHRWREKFDQIPEDTKDPGLMRARKQLKKKMPKRRAGETYWTQTQFEQLQIAKSADLVSRGRLPWRLLAYLILKDNQIAPIRDLVGRRLMHAGGIEVAQKDLNRMLITLHNSDAVILDPPPRALKVKTPVDKGPQKPGDLVRALEAEAAPPPATRGLFGELLDNMRPSDQHGSENGEDNELDAKIVDEQANITKHGYELEDYRPITATPRNRLERIVQLKSMNPLFGVFVADHLAMADDEERIAVIESVLDVPGTVARHTRMPKLEDMPPGTLATTYLDPLLLQRGLASPEELGGARDEEEEEVRDKGFGRVMFEEPRVWPLTIGEKLLRLFRDDYPRVDDVRVQPVWIVGELLQFGGDFDKYVVTRKLQKEEGILFRHCLRMILLLDELANIPPENTTVETWEDWLDDLADRLTETCRSIDPQSTDEMLENPAAHTEELSLPSGRRNQRRE, encoded by the coding sequence ATGAATGCACCCCAAAAATCGCAGATTGACCACGCCCCCGTCCCTGACCGTGATGCGCTTGCGGGCGAGTATTTCGAGACTCTGCCCTACGAGCCGTATGCCGTTCAAGAAGAAGCTCTGCTGGCCTATTTCACCGCCGATCCGGACAAGACCGGAGGACATGGGGTGCTGGTGTGCGCGCCGACGGGCACGGGCAAAACACTGATCGCCGAAGCGGCGGTATACGAGGCGTTGCGGGCGGGCACGCGGATGTACTACACCACGCCACTGATCGCCCTGACCGATCAAAAACTCGACGAGCTTCGCGCATCGGCGGTGCGGTGGGGATTCTCCGCCGATCAAGTCGGACTGGTCACGGGCAACCGCACCGTCAACCCTGACGCGCCCGTGCTCGTCGTGGTGGCGGAAATTTTACTCAATCGTTTACTTAATCCAGAAAAGTTCTCCTTTGACGATGTTTCCTGCGTCGTGATGGATGAGTTCCACTCGTTCAACGATTATGAACGTGGAATCGTTTGGGAACTAACTCTCGGGTTACTGCCCAAGAGTGTGCGACTGCTGCTGCTCAGTGCCACGGTGGGCAATTCGCTCGAGTTCACCTCATGGTTGCGGAGGTCCCACGGCAAAAATTTGCAGCTTGTACAGGGCACCGAACGGAAGGTGCCGCTGCAATACGAATGGGTGGAAGACGATCTGCTGAATGACTTCGCCGAGAAGATTGCTGCTGGAGACGATCTCAGCCGGCGCACACCAGCGCTGATGTTTTGTTTCTCTCGCTCGCAGTGCTGGACAACTGCCGAGATGCTTAAAGGCAAATCGTTGATCGATAAATCTCGGCAAAAGGAACTTGCGGACATTCTCAACGAAGCCGATTTTTCAACCGGTGTCGGCCCAAAGCTAAAACAGATTTTGATGCGCGGCGTCGGTGTCCATCACGCGGGTGTGCTACCACGCTATCGACGCATTGTCGAAGAGCTGTTTCAGCAGAAACTGCTAAGCATTTGTGTTTGCACGGAAACGCTCGCGGCAGGAATTAATTTGCCCGCCCGGAGTGTCGTATTGCCCTGTTTATTGAAGGGACCCAAGACCAAACGGAAACTGGTCGAGTCGGCTGCTGCACACCAAATCTTCGGCCGAGCGGGCCGGCCGCAGTTCGATGATCGCGGGTACGTGTTCGCACTGGCTCACGAAGACGACGTGAAACTGCATCGCTGGCGAGAGAAATTCGATCAGATCCCAGAGGACACAAAAGACCCAGGTCTCATGCGGGCTCGGAAGCAGCTGAAAAAGAAGATGCCCAAACGGCGTGCAGGCGAGACGTACTGGACCCAGACTCAGTTCGAGCAGTTGCAAATCGCCAAGTCTGCCGATTTGGTTTCGCGCGGCCGATTGCCATGGCGACTGCTCGCATACCTGATTTTGAAGGACAATCAAATCGCGCCGATTCGTGATCTGGTTGGTCGGCGACTCATGCATGCCGGTGGCATCGAAGTCGCACAGAAGGATCTTAATCGAATGCTGATCACGCTGCATAACTCCGATGCCGTGATACTCGACCCGCCACCGCGAGCGTTGAAAGTAAAAACACCGGTCGACAAAGGACCACAAAAACCGGGTGATCTCGTCCGCGCACTCGAAGCCGAAGCGGCACCACCGCCAGCCACCCGGGGACTGTTTGGCGAACTGCTCGATAACATGCGTCCAAGCGATCAACATGGGAGCGAGAACGGCGAAGACAATGAACTGGACGCGAAGATCGTGGACGAGCAAGCGAACATTACCAAGCACGGGTATGAACTCGAAGACTACCGGCCCATCACCGCGACTCCCCGTAATCGGTTGGAGCGAATTGTCCAGCTCAAAAGCATGAATCCGCTATTTGGCGTCTTTGTCGCCGATCATTTAGCGATGGCCGATGACGAAGAGCGGATCGCCGTTATCGAGAGCGTGCTTGATGTGCCCGGCACGGTCGCTCGGCATACGCGAATGCCGAAGCTCGAAGATATGCCACCGGGGACGTTGGCGACGACCTATCTCGATCCACTCTTGTTGCAACGCGGTTTGGCGTCGCCCGAAGAACTCGGTGGTGCTCGGGACGAAGAGGAGGAAGAGGTCCGCGACAAGGGCTTTGGACGAGTCATGTTCGAGGAACCGCGAGTCTGGCCCCTCACCATCGGCGAGAAACTACTGCGATTGTTCCGCGACGATTATCCACGCGTCGACGACGTGCGCGTACAGCCCGTATGGATTGTCGGTGAACTACTGCAATTCGGTGGCGATTTCGACAAGTATGTCGTCACGCGAAAGCTGCAGAAGGAAGAGGGCATCCTATTCCGTCACTGCCTGCGGATGATCCTGTTGCTCGACGAACTGGCCAATATCCCTCCAGAGAACACGACTGTGGAGACGTGGGAGGATTGGCTCGACGATCTTGCCGATCGATTAACCGAGACCTGCCGAAGTATCGATCCCCAGAGCACCGATGAGATGTTGGAGAATCCCGCGGCACACACTGAGGAGCTATCGCTGCCAAGTGGTCGTCGCAATCAGCGCCGCGAGTGA
- a CDS encoding DUF4332 domain-containing protein, with amino-acid sequence MFEFFKRLVSATKRGGSEDVVFLVNLPEISAPPTTLTALRSADSCVAVAPSVELDPAPADHPMPGPQRRRKPSRRSMVLTPHESSLASHRARLLAMRLEHLNICPPPRCRQLAAVGIQTAGDLIYSDLSKVAATFRNPQRAERAIRRYRAAIKLALGIESMMPRDALLLVAIHRRSVASLARESAAQLHRDLERFSLSSRGSKLIGHRSVPSLRRVKTWVASCREMVESASAGTPHMTQQVA; translated from the coding sequence ATGTTCGAGTTTTTCAAACGTTTGGTGTCTGCCACCAAACGCGGCGGCAGCGAAGACGTGGTCTTCCTGGTCAATCTGCCAGAAATCTCCGCCCCGCCCACGACACTCACCGCCTTGCGATCGGCCGATTCCTGCGTCGCTGTGGCGCCGAGCGTCGAGCTCGATCCAGCTCCAGCGGATCATCCCATGCCAGGGCCGCAGCGGCGACGCAAGCCAAGTCGTCGCAGCATGGTCCTGACTCCGCACGAGTCCAGCCTGGCATCCCACCGCGCCCGTCTATTAGCGATGCGACTGGAGCACCTGAATATTTGCCCACCGCCACGTTGTCGCCAGCTCGCAGCGGTCGGCATCCAGACCGCGGGCGATTTGATCTACAGCGATCTCAGCAAGGTCGCAGCGACTTTTCGCAACCCACAACGAGCCGAACGCGCCATCCGGCGTTACCGGGCGGCGATCAAGCTAGCCCTGGGCATCGAGTCGATGATGCCCCGCGACGCCCTCCTGCTCGTGGCGATCCATCGTCGCAGCGTTGCCAGTCTCGCCCGCGAATCCGCCGCTCAACTGCATCGCGATCTCGAACGCTTTTCACTGAGCAGTCGTGGCAGCAAACTGATCGGTCACCGCAGCGTCCCCAGTCTGCGACGTGTGAAGACCTGGGTCGCCAGTTGTCGCGAGATGGTCGAATCCGCCTCGGCAGGGACGCCCCACATGACACAACAAGTCGCTTAA
- the pepT gene encoding peptidase T — protein sequence MPATSITDLRLRSDRLLDRFLRYVRLDTAADPQSQTYPSSAKQLVLGKLLADELTAMGIEGVELTCDGLVIATVPATIAGDVPVVAAVAHLDTSPEAPSDSVHPQVIENYAGGDIALPNGAVIAVANCVELEQMVGDTLITTDGTTLLGGDDKAGVAIIMEAAHTLMEHPEIPHGPLRVVMTCDEEIGHGTDKVDLTQLAATVAYTIDGGGRGQIDVETFSADAVTVTFTGHNIHPAIAKDRMVNSTRAAARFVESLPIASETPETTEGRDGFIHVHDIHGGVGATRVELILRSFDTEQLAQYAHRVQQLAEAAAADISGTRVQCAVRKQYRNLREGLERLPEAVSLAERAFSNIGVSCTREIVRGGTDGSQLTEKGLPTPNLSSGQHNIHSVLEFANLNEMCDATKHLIELLRLWGEKRS from the coding sequence ATGCCGGCTACGTCCATCACTGACCTTCGACTCCGCTCCGACCGCTTGCTCGACCGATTTCTTCGGTATGTCCGACTCGATACTGCTGCGGATCCCCAGTCGCAAACCTACCCGAGCAGCGCCAAGCAACTCGTATTGGGGAAACTCCTCGCCGACGAGTTAACCGCGATGGGCATTGAGGGTGTGGAGCTCACTTGCGACGGTTTAGTGATCGCGACAGTCCCCGCAACCATTGCTGGCGATGTGCCTGTCGTGGCTGCTGTCGCCCATCTGGATACCTCACCCGAGGCTCCAAGCGACAGCGTTCACCCGCAAGTCATCGAGAACTATGCCGGCGGTGATATTGCTCTGCCCAATGGTGCCGTAATCGCCGTGGCCAACTGCGTCGAATTAGAACAGATGGTCGGTGATACTCTGATCACGACCGACGGTACAACCCTGCTCGGCGGTGACGACAAAGCGGGGGTCGCAATCATCATGGAAGCCGCCCACACGTTGATGGAGCATCCCGAAATCCCGCACGGCCCGCTGCGCGTGGTGATGACCTGCGACGAGGAGATCGGCCACGGCACCGATAAGGTTGATTTAACGCAACTCGCCGCCACGGTCGCTTATACCATCGATGGTGGGGGGCGCGGACAAATCGACGTGGAGACGTTCTCTGCCGACGCGGTCACGGTGACGTTCACTGGTCACAATATCCACCCCGCGATCGCGAAAGACCGGATGGTGAATTCCACTCGCGCGGCGGCGAGATTCGTGGAGTCATTACCCATTGCCAGCGAGACCCCCGAAACAACCGAAGGCCGCGACGGTTTCATTCACGTGCACGACATTCACGGCGGTGTCGGAGCCACTCGCGTGGAGTTAATATTGCGTTCCTTTGATACCGAGCAACTCGCCCAATACGCTCACCGCGTGCAACAACTCGCTGAAGCCGCAGCAGCAGACATATCTGGGACGCGGGTGCAATGTGCTGTGCGAAAGCAGTACCGCAATCTTCGCGAGGGACTCGAGCGGCTACCCGAAGCCGTGTCGCTGGCCGAGAGGGCCTTCTCAAATATTGGCGTCAGTTGTACTCGCGAGATTGTTCGTGGCGGCACCGACGGTAGCCAGTTGACCGAGAAAGGGCTGCCGACGCCGAACTTATCCAGCGGGCAGCACAATATTCACAGCGTCCTCGAGTTCGCAAACTTGAATGAAATGTGCGATGCGACGAAACATTTGATCGAATTGTTGAGATTGTGGGGAGAAAAACGCTCCTAA
- the odhB gene encoding 2-oxoglutarate dehydrogenase complex dihydrolipoyllysine-residue succinyltransferase — translation MSEIIPVEVPTVGESISEVQIGTWLKNDGDWVESGEDLVEIETEKASVQIPAPASGYLTDILKQSEEFSAVGEQIASIRTGERPDSAGNDSKSSPAPASKPSEQNQGSSASSPAPTQASPSSGSASPQRAAAGQSSRPSGSSFVMPAAQRLLDEHQLNASDVPATGPGGRLLKEDVLAYVRSGSARSQQPAAPAQQSAPAPNQPAPPAVSAPTPSYESHSLITEGAYRSEEVKPMSMLRRTIASRLVQAQQTAALLTTFNEINMQPVMQIRSKYKDAFAKKHGVKLGFMSFFAKAAVEALRRFPAVNAEIRGDAMVYKNYQDIGIAIGGGKGLVVPVLRNVERMSFSQIEGSIAEYARLAGENRLQPSDLMGGTFTISNGGIYGSLLSTPIVNPPQSGILGLHSIQERPVAEDGQVVIRPMMYIALTYDHRIVDGREAVGFLVAIKDMVEDPSRLFLEV, via the coding sequence GTGAGCGAAATCATCCCAGTCGAAGTCCCGACCGTCGGCGAGTCGATCAGCGAAGTCCAAATTGGGACCTGGCTAAAAAATGATGGCGATTGGGTCGAAAGCGGCGAAGATCTCGTCGAAATCGAAACCGAGAAGGCATCCGTCCAAATCCCCGCCCCCGCTAGCGGCTATCTCACCGACATCCTGAAACAATCCGAAGAATTCTCCGCCGTCGGTGAGCAGATCGCGAGTATCCGCACCGGCGAGCGACCAGACTCCGCTGGCAACGACTCCAAGTCGTCGCCCGCACCGGCATCGAAACCATCCGAGCAGAACCAAGGTTCCTCAGCGTCCAGTCCTGCCCCTACTCAAGCGTCTCCCAGCAGCGGCTCGGCTTCCCCTCAGCGTGCTGCGGCCGGACAATCGTCTCGACCTTCGGGCAGCAGTTTTGTGATGCCAGCTGCCCAGCGGCTGCTCGATGAACACCAACTCAACGCTTCCGACGTGCCCGCGACCGGACCGGGCGGTCGTCTGCTCAAAGAGGACGTGCTCGCGTACGTTCGCAGCGGGTCCGCTCGGTCGCAGCAACCCGCTGCCCCTGCTCAGCAGTCCGCTCCGGCCCCGAACCAGCCGGCACCGCCAGCCGTCTCGGCCCCGACACCTTCCTACGAGTCGCACTCGTTAATCACCGAAGGTGCGTATCGCAGCGAAGAAGTCAAACCGATGAGCATGCTGCGGCGGACCATTGCATCACGTCTCGTCCAGGCACAGCAAACCGCAGCATTGTTGACGACGTTCAACGAAATCAATATGCAACCGGTGATGCAAATCCGCAGCAAGTACAAAGATGCCTTTGCCAAAAAGCACGGTGTCAAGCTCGGCTTCATGTCATTTTTCGCCAAGGCGGCCGTCGAGGCATTGCGACGCTTCCCTGCCGTCAATGCGGAAATTCGCGGCGATGCGATGGTCTACAAAAACTACCAGGACATCGGCATCGCAATCGGCGGCGGCAAAGGACTTGTCGTTCCCGTGCTGCGAAATGTCGAGCGGATGTCATTCTCGCAAATTGAAGGCTCGATCGCGGAGTATGCCCGCCTGGCGGGCGAGAACCGACTGCAGCCGAGCGATTTGATGGGCGGCACATTCACAATCAGCAATGGCGGCATCTACGGGTCGCTGCTGAGCACCCCCATCGTCAACCCGCCGCAGAGCGGTATTCTCGGATTGCATTCGATCCAAGAGCGCCCGGTTGCCGAGGATGGCCAAGTCGTGATCCGACCGATGATGTACATCGCGTTGACGTACGATCACCGGATCGTCGACGGACGCGAAGCAGTCGGTTTCTTAGTCGCGATCAAAGATATGGTCGAAGACCCATCACGGTTGTTCCTCGAGGTTTGA
- a CDS encoding deoxyribonuclease I: protein MSSESSGGHPFQAGLIVLCLVGGGWYFFRNYDVDGLDGISIMAKQSGQQKSRIEDMGEPFTFASSSTGDAKTADASKTPSTASTSGGNWFTSKIKSLVSTAYPDYEVDPIISSPSDQHPQQSSPGALGGSRHTPEHLRIASWALDGFGPTKLASDLARANLVRVVRQFDVIALQQVSSRQMDLVPRMVDAINESSLGGGGPLYDYVIGPPTGPQAHSELMVILFNPARVRVDRTQTYTIADPDNQLTYDPLVAWFRAAEPSVDEAWTFSLVNVRIELSHAPQEVALMAQLFKSVREDGRGEDDVIVAGLLQADDAYLLPVIAGEKIQAAVTSTPTDIYGRHQTSNVLYDRSTTAEAIGRGGVYDFLRVYNLSVAQAQAVSSYLPVYAEFTPREGSPHMHQAAAPSTLPR, encoded by the coding sequence ATGTCCAGTGAATCCAGTGGAGGCCACCCGTTTCAGGCCGGGCTGATCGTGCTGTGCCTGGTCGGCGGCGGGTGGTATTTTTTTCGCAACTATGATGTCGACGGTCTCGACGGCATCTCGATCATGGCCAAGCAGTCTGGTCAGCAGAAGTCGCGGATCGAGGACATGGGCGAGCCGTTTACGTTCGCATCGTCGTCCACCGGCGACGCGAAGACCGCCGATGCTTCCAAAACACCTTCCACCGCCTCCACCAGCGGAGGCAATTGGTTCACGAGTAAAATTAAGTCGTTGGTCTCGACCGCGTACCCCGACTACGAAGTCGACCCCATCATCTCCAGCCCCAGTGATCAGCACCCCCAGCAATCCAGTCCCGGAGCATTGGGCGGATCGCGGCATACTCCTGAGCATCTTCGCATTGCGTCGTGGGCCCTCGATGGTTTCGGTCCCACGAAACTCGCCAGCGATCTGGCGCGGGCAAATTTGGTGCGTGTCGTCCGCCAATTCGATGTGATCGCGCTGCAGCAAGTCTCGTCGCGGCAGATGGATCTCGTTCCTCGGATGGTCGACGCCATCAACGAAAGTTCCCTTGGAGGAGGCGGCCCGCTCTACGATTACGTGATCGGCCCCCCCACCGGTCCACAAGCTCATAGCGAGCTGATGGTCATTCTGTTCAATCCCGCGCGGGTACGCGTCGATCGGACGCAAACCTATACGATCGCCGATCCAGATAACCAGCTTACCTACGATCCGTTGGTCGCGTGGTTTCGTGCCGCTGAGCCGAGTGTCGACGAAGCGTGGACGTTCAGCTTGGTAAACGTGCGCATCGAATTGTCTCACGCGCCACAGGAAGTTGCGTTGATGGCGCAGCTCTTCAAATCGGTTCGCGAGGATGGACGAGGGGAGGATGATGTGATCGTCGCCGGATTGCTCCAGGCAGACGACGCATATCTACTGCCCGTGATCGCCGGTGAAAAGATCCAAGCCGCGGTCACGAGCACGCCGACGGATATCTATGGCCGTCATCAAACCAGCAATGTTCTCTACGATCGCAGCACGACGGCCGAAGCGATTGGTCGCGGCGGCGTCTATGACTTCCTGCGTGTCTACAATCTCAGCGTGGCCCAAGCCCAGGCAGTCTCGAGTTATCTGCCAGTCTACGCCGAGTTCACGCCTCGAGAAGGCTCGCCCCACATGCATCAGGCTGCTGCACCTTCGACCCTGCCGCGTT